A region from the Thiovulum sp. ES genome encodes:
- a CDS encoding fumarate reductase transmembrane subunit FrdD (PFAM: Succinate dehydrogenase/Fumarate reductase transmembrane subunit), which translates to MDNSVIEGVVGRQIDGHKSKIPARLDFIQSATGLLLALFMWGHMFFVSSILVSEDWMYTITGMFELKFLVDGGSPIIVILAVAVISIAFVAHAFVAVRKFPKKYRQYRAFRSHMKMMNHMDTNLWFLQATTGFALFFLGSVHLYIVFVNPMDIGPYASADRIWSEMMWPLYILLLIAVEIHGTIGLYRLIIKWGWFLGKNERKNRFRLKFLFGAILVYLIVHGSMTLWAYMKIGMELQDSGKSGERYHPTEKIF; encoded by the coding sequence TGGATAACAGTGTTATTGAAGGTGTTGTCGGTCGGCAGATTGATGGGCATAAAAGTAAAATTCCAGCTCGACTCGATTTTATTCAGAGTGCGACAGGTCTTTTACTCGCTCTATTTATGTGGGGGCATATGTTCTTTGTCTCCTCTATTCTTGTTAGTGAAGATTGGATGTATACAATTACAGGAATGTTTGAACTAAAATTTCTTGTTGATGGTGGTTCTCCAATTATCGTAATTCTTGCAGTTGCTGTAATTTCAATTGCATTTGTAGCTCATGCTTTTGTGGCTGTGCGGAAATTTCCAAAAAAGTATCGACAATATCGTGCTTTTCGTTCTCATATGAAAATGATGAATCACATGGACACAAATCTATGGTTTCTTCAAGCGACAACTGGTTTTGCACTTTTCTTTTTAGGTTCAGTTCATCTCTATATTGTTTTTGTAAATCCAATGGACATTGGACCATATGCTTCGGCAGATCGGATTTGGTCAGAAATGATGTGGCCTCTCTACATTTTACTCCTAATTGCTGTGGAAATTCACGGAACAATTGGGCTTTACCGACTAATTATTAAATGGGGTTGGTTCTTAGGAAAAAATGAGAGAAAAAATCGTTTCAGACTTAAATTTCTGTTCGGTGCAATTTTAGTGTACCTCATCGTTCATGGTTCAATGACACTTTGGGCATACATGAAAATTGGAATGGAATTACAAGATAGCGGAAAAAGTGGCGAACGATACCACCCAACTGAAAAAATTTTTTAG